Part of the Paenibacillus terrae HPL-003 genome is shown below.
ACGTTGGCCCGCTACCACGATCCCCCAGTCCTCGATTTTGGCGTTCGGAATAAACTCGCGTAATTCTTCCAGACGCTTTTCATTCGATAACATCACTTGCTGGATCAGATATTTGGTCAATGCCATCTCTTTTGCACCTGCCGCCAGCATCGTGAAGAGGTTATTGGGTTTGACAGAACAGATCAAATCCAAATTTGAACCCGCTTTCAGAAACTTTGGTGAGAAGCCGGCAAACGGTCCAAACAACAGTGCTTTTTTATTGCCGATGTATCTTGTATCCAGATGCGGAACAGACATGGGAGGAGCACCAAGCTTAGCTTTACCGTATACTTTTGCATGATGCTGCTCGACAACTTTAGGATCGTTACATACCATAAACAGTCCACTTACCGGAAATCCCCCGATATGCTTGGACTCAGGAATACCGGTTCTTTGTAGTAAAGGTAGACTTCCGCCACCCCCACCGATAAAGACAAATTTGGCAGTATGGTATTCGATTTTACCGCTTTCAAGATTATGCACTTTAACTTCCCACGAGCCGTCGCTCGTACGTTTCATATTCTTAATACTATGCTTGTATTTGATCTCGACGTTTTTACTTTGTAAATGGTCAAACAACATGCGTGTTAAAGCACCAAAGTTGACATCTGTTCCAGAGTCGATTTTGGTTGCCGCGATCGGTTCATTCGATGTACGGCCTTCCATGATCAGCGGAATCCATTCCTTCAGCTTTTCAGGGTCATCGGAAAATTCCATTCCTTGGAACAGAGGGACGTTTGATAGCGCTTTAAATCGCTTTTTCAAAAAAGATACGTCTTTTTCCCCTAGCACCAAGCTCATATGAGGTATTGGCTTGATAAAGTCCTGCGGATTACGAATCAAATTGCTGTTTACAAGAAAAGACCAAAACTGTCTTGAGAGCTGAAACTGCTCATTAATGTTTACAGCCTTACTAATATCTATAGATCCGTCAGCTTTTTCGGATGTATAGTTCAGCTCACACAGTGCAGCATGACCCGTACCCGCATTATTCCATTCGTTAGAGCTTTCTTCTCCTGCGTTTGCGAGTTTCTCAAACACTTTAATTTCCCATTCCGGTGCTAACTCTTTCAGCAATGATCCCAGAGTCGCACTCATGACTCCGGCACCAATTAAGATAACGTCTGTTTTTTTCTGTATGCTGCTCATAAAAACCTTCCTTATCTCTTATTTTGCAAAAAAGAGCAGGCCCTCCTGCTTAGGCGATACAAGAAGCAAGGCTCCACTCAGGAACATACCTTTTCTGTCTCTATTATAACTAAAATATAGTCTATTAAAAATTATATCGACTATTATCTAATAATTATAAACCATTTGAATATGGAAAAAAAAGTGATAAGTTTTCCACAAGGCTCTAAGAATATAAAACCCAGGCCTTAACCTATAATTGCTCGCCCTACTTGTGATACGGTTCAGCGCGCTGTCTGTAACGGCAAGTTTTAGGACCATCCGCTACCGGACGGCCCTTTCATAATCCATATTAATGATCCAAGGGATTATTATCCGAAAACAAATCCGGATTGTCCTTGAGCATTTCAGTTATTACTTTCGCCACCGTAGCCGCATCACAAACCCTTACAATGGCATCGCCAAGCCGCCCCTTATGCATCGCACCTTTACTTTCAAGGACCTCATCTACTTTGCAAAAATGCTCCGACCACGACAACCCACAATGTCTGCGGGAAGGTACAGGGATTTCTGTTCCATTGGGTAAAACCGTGTACAGCTTCTCATGATCATCCGTTAACCTGCCGGGTATGTCCACCCACTCTTCGACTCCATGAATAAATGTGTTGCGCTTTAAATCGACCCCAACTAGTAATATGGTCGCCCTTCGGTCAAGCAGCTTCCCCCAGGCGGAACCCCTAGCGCATGGAGTATCGAAACGATGATCGTCGTTTGTGAACTCTATTGAATCCTGACCTAATGCTGCTACCGAATGAGTGGGGTGTAACGAACGTACCACACCAGGCCGATTGCGAAAAAGTTCGGGTAGTATCCCGACGCAGGAAGGTGAGCGATCAACGTAAAACCTCGGATTATCCGCATTGATGTAGGACCACGTATGGGTGGGTAACACCAGCAGCCCATCCTTCATATACTCTGTAAACGCATCCAAAACTGCCTCCGCGCCACCCTCGACCGGCCCCATACTTTTCATCGAAGAATGGACCAACATCGTCCCCTTGCTGTCAATGCCCAGCTGCTCTAATTGCTTCATTAAGCTCTTTATCGTGTGCATGTTCTTCCCCCTCTTGGGCCATTATTTCAAAACTTGCCTGGATGAATCGGATGCTCCGGCACATTAACAACGGGTCAACTTCTGTATGTCTGCTTGGTGTGTCTAAGAACCTGTAAGCGTGATATACTGATGGTGCTATTCTATGCGAAACGGTAACTATATTTCTTATTGCAAAAAATGGAATCCAAAGAAGATAAGCATGAATCTAAAAAGGGTAAAATATTTTATAGATTGTCGAATGTAGAAATTTTACAGAAACAATACCCAACTATTGAGTATCGAATATGCTGCGATCACAGATATCCAAAGATTAAACTTCCTTTATATCGACATCCTCAGAGAAACAAAAGAAGCATTGGGTCTGTCCCAGGACTGACCCAATGCTTCTATAGATGACTATCTTCTAGTTACTTAATAATCACGTATTCCAGGTTAACCAGTTTTGCATAAGTGACAATTTGGTCTGTGGTTAGATTCAAGGAAACCACGGTATGGTGACCGCCGCCGTTCTCAATCCATGCTTTAACCCCATCTTGGAAGTTTGGCTTCACGTTCCATAGTACACGGGCCACTGGAAGATTTGGAGCAGGAACTGTCGGTTCAAATGCAGTAACCTCATTGATCAGCAGTTTATAATGCGTACCGAAGTCAGCCATGGAAACAACCACACCGTCTCCTGCCTTGCCGTCAAATACCAGACGGGCTGGATCTTCACGATCGCCGATACCTAACGGAGAAACGATGATTTTAGGCTTGTTGCTTGCCAACGTTGGGTCAACTTCAAGCATATGGGATTGAAGGATCGATTCCTGACCAGCCGCTAATTCATAGGTGTAGTCTTCCATAAAGCCAGTGGATTGGTTATGGCTCATGACTTTAAGCAGACGATCGAGCGCTGCAGTCTTCCAGTCTCCTTCACCAGCGAAGCCGTATCCTTGTGCCATCAAACGTTGAACGGCAAGGCCAGGAAGCTGTTTCATACCATAGAGGTCTTCGAAGTTCGTAGTGAAAGCAGTGTAGCCGCCATGATCCATGAACCGTTTAAGGGCAATTTCATAGCTTGCTTGCACTCTTACGCTGGATTCCCAAGCTTCCTTGTCGTAAGTACCGTAATCAAATTCATAGAGTTCGGAGTATTCCGCGAACAAAGCATCAATCTCTTCTTCCTTCACAGCATTGACATACTGAACAAGGTCGCCAATTCCAAAATAGTCAACGGTCCATCCAAATTGAATTTGGGCTTCAACCTTATCGCCATCCGTAACGCCAACATTACGCATGTTGTCGCCAAAGCGAGCAACTTTGATGTTGAAGCTTTCGTTATAAGCAACCGCCACATCCATCCACTCTGCGATTTGCTTCT
Proteins encoded:
- a CDS encoding malate:quinone oxidoreductase encodes the protein MSSIQKKTDVILIGAGVMSATLGSLLKELAPEWEIKVFEKLANAGEESSNEWNNAGTGHAALCELNYTSEKADGSIDISKAVNINEQFQLSRQFWSFLVNSNLIRNPQDFIKPIPHMSLVLGEKDVSFLKKRFKALSNVPLFQGMEFSDDPEKLKEWIPLIMEGRTSNEPIAATKIDSGTDVNFGALTRMLFDHLQSKNVEIKYKHSIKNMKRTSDGSWEVKVHNLESGKIEYHTAKFVFIGGGGGSLPLLQRTGIPESKHIGGFPVSGLFMVCNDPKVVEQHHAKVYGKAKLGAPPMSVPHLDTRYIGNKKALLFGPFAGFSPKFLKAGSNLDLICSVKPNNLFTMLAAGAKEMALTKYLIQQVMLSNEKRLEELREFIPNAKIEDWGIVVAGQRVQVIKDTEAGKGTLQFGTEVVSAADGSVAALLGASPGASTAVNVMLEVLERCFPQHMKEWEPKIKEMIPSYGVALAENPELFQEIHDSTTQTLGLGEKEPIHG
- a CDS encoding AAC(3) family N-acetyltransferase yields the protein MHTIKSLMKQLEQLGIDSKGTMLVHSSMKSMGPVEGGAEAVLDAFTEYMKDGLLVLPTHTWSYINADNPRFYVDRSPSCVGILPELFRNRPGVVRSLHPTHSVAALGQDSIEFTNDDHRFDTPCARGSAWGKLLDRRATILLVGVDLKRNTFIHGVEEWVDIPGRLTDDHEKLYTVLPNGTEIPVPSRRHCGLSWSEHFCKVDEVLESKGAMHKGRLGDAIVRVCDAATVAKVITEMLKDNPDLFSDNNPLDH
- the araA gene encoding L-arabinose isomerase, translated to MSTVGTKQFWFVVGAQHLYGEEALAEVKAHAQEMTDALNKSGVLPYPLVLQDLAVSADKITSLMKEVNYRDEVAGVITWMHTFSPAKMWIRGTKLLQKPLLHLATQYNESIPWATIDMDFMNLNQAAHGDREYGFINARLKKQNKVVVGYWERAEVQKQIAEWMDVAVAYNESFNIKVARFGDNMRNVGVTDGDKVEAQIQFGWTVDYFGIGDLVQYVNAVKEEEIDALFAEYSELYEFDYGTYDKEAWESSVRVQASYEIALKRFMDHGGYTAFTTNFEDLYGMKQLPGLAVQRLMAQGYGFAGEGDWKTAALDRLLKVMSHNQSTGFMEDYTYELAAGQESILQSHMLEVDPTLASNKPKIIVSPLGIGDREDPARLVFDGKAGDGVVVSMADFGTHYKLLINEVTAFEPTVPAPNLPVARVLWNVKPNFQDGVKAWIENGGGHHTVVSLNLTTDQIVTYAKLVNLEYVIIK